One stretch of Nicotiana tabacum cultivar K326 chromosome 18, ASM71507v2, whole genome shotgun sequence DNA includes these proteins:
- the LOC107823095 gene encoding uncharacterized protein LOC107823095: MVRLLSCLLRRNSQVKERSAEERAQKIPHQHLLVRKVQPMSQKKTETASEKAAKKNNVNESEDESEQEKDADEEEPEEESTSGVPDKLSPSDSEFCSAFSVSFYLLGISSFDVFFSIILFATLLRHCIFEFSYIQSGNFYSLG; this comes from the exons ATGGTACGACTGTTGAGTTGCTTGCTGAGAAGGAACAG tcaagtaaaggaaagaaGCGCAGAAGAGAGAGCACAAAAAATCCCTCATCAGCATCTGTTAGTTCGAAAGGTTCAGCCAATG AGCCAAAAGAAGACCGAAACGGCATCAGAAAAGGCTGCGAAGAAGAATAATGTAAATGAGTCAGAAGATGAATCTGAGCAGGAAAAAGATGCCGATGAGGAGGAACCTGAAGAGGAATCAACTAGCGGTGTTCCTGataaattgagtccaagtgactCTGAATTTTGTAGTGCTTTCTCTGTTTCTTTTTATCTTCTGGGGATCTCATCATTCGATGTGTTCTTCTCTATAATCCTTTTTGCTACACTATTACGCCATTGCATATTCGAGTTTTCATATATCCAGAGTGGTAATTTCTATTCTCTTGGCTAA